One window of the Canis aureus isolate CA01 chromosome 1, VMU_Caureus_v.1.0, whole genome shotgun sequence genome contains the following:
- the NMBR gene encoding neuromedin-B receptor isoform X1 codes for MPPKALCNLSGAAGENQSGWVPGGSGPDFLPASDGTGAKFAIRCVIPSLYLLIIAVGLLGNIMLVKIFITTSAMRSVPNIFISNLAAGDLLLLLTCVPVDASRYFFDEWMFGKVGCKLIPVIQLTSVGVSVFTLTALSADRYRAIVNPMDMQTSGAVLCTCAKAVGIWVLSVLLAVPEAVFSEVKRIDSLENGNFTACIPYPQTDELHPKIHSVLIFLVYFLIPLAIISVYYYHIAKTLIKSAHNLPGEYNEHTKKQMETRKRLAKIVLVFVGCFVFCWFPNHILYMYRSFNYNEIDPSLGHMIVTLVARVLSFCNSCVNPFALYLLSESFRRHFNSQLCCGRKSYGERSTSYLHSSSAVPMTSLKSSAKNMMTNSVLLNGHSMKQEMAL; via the exons ATGCCCCCCAAGGCGCTTTGCAACCTCTCGGGGGCCGCGGGCGAGAATCAGAGCGGCTGGGTTCCGGGGGGGTCCGGCCCGGACTTTCTGCCCGCCTCGGACGGGACCGGCGCCAAGTTCGCCATCCGCTGCGTGATCCCGTCCCTCTACCTGCTCATCATCGCCGTGGGCTTGCTGGGCAACATCATGCTGGTGAAGATCTTCATCACCACCAGCGCCATGAGGAGCGTCCCCAACATCTTCATCTCTAACCTGGCCGCCGGGgacttgctgctgctgctcaccTGCGTCCCGGTGGACGCGTCGCGCTACTTCTTTGACGAGTGGATGTTCGGGAAGGTGGGCTGCAAACTGATCCCCGTCATCCAGCTCACCTCCGTGGGGGTTTCCGTGTTCACTCTCACTGCCCTCAGCGCCGACAG GTACAGAGCCATCGTCAACCCCATGGACATGCAGACGTCCGGGGCGGTGCTGTGCACCTGCGCGAAGGCGGTGGGCATCTGGGTGCTCTCGGTGCTGCTGGCCGTTCCCGAAGCCGTGTTTTCCGAAGTGAAGCGCATTGATAGTTTGGAAAATGGCAACTTCACGGCGTGTATCCCCTACCCTCAGACGGATGAATTACACCCAAAGattcactcagtgctcatcttcTTGGTTTATTTCCTCATACCACTGGCTATTATTAGcgtttattattatcatattgcAAAGACCTTAATTAAAAGTGCACATAATCTTCCCGGAGAATACAATGAACATACGAAAAAACAG ATGGAAACACGGAAACGCCTGGCGAAAATTGTGCTGGTCTTTGTGGGCTGCTTTGTCTTCTGTTGGTTTCCAAATCACATTCTCTACATGTATAGGTCTTTCAATTATAATGAGATTGACCCATCTCTAGGCCACATGATTGTCACCTTGGTTGCCAGGGTTCTGAGCTTTTGCAATTCTTGTGTCAATCCATTTGCTCTTTATCTACTCAGTGAAAGCTTCAGGAGGCATTTCAATAGCCAGCTCTGCTGTGGGAGGAAGTCCTATGGAGAGAGATCAACCAGCTACCTTCACAGCTCTTCTGCAGTGCCTATGACATCTCTGAAAAGCAGTGCTAAGAACATGATGACCAATTCAGTTTTATTAAATGGGCACAGCATGAAGCAGGAAATGGCATTGTGA
- the NMBR gene encoding neuromedin-B receptor isoform X2, with translation MDMQTSGAVLCTCAKAVGIWVLSVLLAVPEAVFSEVKRIDSLENGNFTACIPYPQTDELHPKIHSVLIFLVYFLIPLAIISVYYYHIAKTLIKSAHNLPGEYNEHTKKQMETRKRLAKIVLVFVGCFVFCWFPNHILYMYRSFNYNEIDPSLGHMIVTLVARVLSFCNSCVNPFALYLLSESFRRHFNSQLCCGRKSYGERSTSYLHSSSAVPMTSLKSSAKNMMTNSVLLNGHSMKQEMAL, from the exons ATGGACATGCAGACGTCCGGGGCGGTGCTGTGCACCTGCGCGAAGGCGGTGGGCATCTGGGTGCTCTCGGTGCTGCTGGCCGTTCCCGAAGCCGTGTTTTCCGAAGTGAAGCGCATTGATAGTTTGGAAAATGGCAACTTCACGGCGTGTATCCCCTACCCTCAGACGGATGAATTACACCCAAAGattcactcagtgctcatcttcTTGGTTTATTTCCTCATACCACTGGCTATTATTAGcgtttattattatcatattgcAAAGACCTTAATTAAAAGTGCACATAATCTTCCCGGAGAATACAATGAACATACGAAAAAACAG ATGGAAACACGGAAACGCCTGGCGAAAATTGTGCTGGTCTTTGTGGGCTGCTTTGTCTTCTGTTGGTTTCCAAATCACATTCTCTACATGTATAGGTCTTTCAATTATAATGAGATTGACCCATCTCTAGGCCACATGATTGTCACCTTGGTTGCCAGGGTTCTGAGCTTTTGCAATTCTTGTGTCAATCCATTTGCTCTTTATCTACTCAGTGAAAGCTTCAGGAGGCATTTCAATAGCCAGCTCTGCTGTGGGAGGAAGTCCTATGGAGAGAGATCAACCAGCTACCTTCACAGCTCTTCTGCAGTGCCTATGACATCTCTGAAAAGCAGTGCTAAGAACATGATGACCAATTCAGTTTTATTAAATGGGCACAGCATGAAGCAGGAAATGGCATTGTGA